Below is a window of Syntrophomonas wolfei subsp. wolfei str. Goettingen G311 DNA.
ACGCTTGGATTATACTCCTTTTTGGTTCATTGCCGGACTGGCTTTTGAACAGATACATGATTATCTGGATAGAATAGGTATATCATAGGGATGAAAAGGTCGTCGGTCGATATATCCCTCACCCTGTACCTTACGGACACTCCTGATGTTCCCTGTGGTCGCTGTTTAAGGAAGCTGAGCGGAATATTTATGCAAGTTAATGCATAAATATAACTTTTTGCAGCGGAATCATCATTTATATTTACTTCTTTTTTTCCGTAGTTTTCTTTCCTGCTGCCCTTCCGGTGAAAAAATCCGCTGCTTCTTCTCCTGCTCTTTCCTGCTGCCTATATATTCATTTTCTTTCCCGCGGGCAACTATCAGGGTGTGGCCTTCATCATAAGTCAGGGCTACCGGCAGGTTGGATTCACCGTACACCACCTTGTAACCGAATTCCTTCAAGGAGGGTTCGGATTTAAGCATTCTCCTCAGTTCTTGTTTGAGTACGGAAAAGTTGCGACTGCTATGATATCCTTTACCATGATTTAAATCCAGCACATCCACCCCGTTTTGCATACACCAACTCAAGTTTTGCCTGGTTTTTTGCTGGGCTTCTTCCAGGCTCAGACCATGAAGATTAAGGCTCTGAACTTTCATTGGCTTAATCCCTCCCTTGACGGCTA
It encodes the following:
- a CDS encoding Smr/MutS family protein, which translates into the protein MKVQSLNLHGLSLEEAQQKTRQNLSWCMQNGVDVLDLNHGKGYHSSRNFSVLKQELRRMLKSEPSLKEFGYKVVYGESNLPVALTYDEGHTLIVARGKENEYIGSRKEQEKKQRIFSPEGQQERKLRKKRSKYK